The Bacteroidales bacterium nucleotide sequence TACGCCTTATTCCAGGTATGGAATTGGGAAATTGTATTCTAATAGCAACAGTTATTATATGGCAATGGGAGGATCTGCTATTGGTGTCCGGAGCCCCTTGTTTGTTAATCCATATAATCCGGCTTCCTATACTTCTTTTGATAGTACAAGCTTCATTTTCGATGCGGCTATGTTTGCAAATGCGGTAACATTAAAGACTTCAGCAGCCTCAGAGAAGCTGAATGATGCCGGTCTTGCCTATATTACCATGGGATTTCCAATAACACGCTGGTGGAAATCCAGCCTTGGTGTTCTCCCTTATTCAGTGATGGGATACAAAATCGGGATTGATAGTGTATTGTCAGGGTTTGGTAAGGTAGAATACAGTTATTCAGGAAATGGTGGATTAAACAGGGCATATATCGGGAATGCATTCCAGCCGTTTAAGAATCTTTCAGTAGGAGTGAACCTCTCCTATATCTTTGGTACTCTTGATAAAGAGCGTTCTGTCAGTTTTCCGGATTCAACCTATATTTTCGGCTCCAAATTAATCAATTCAACTATTGTAAGGAATCTGCACCTGGAGTTCGGCTTACAATACCACGATATTTTGAAAAACGGAACATCACTTACTGCAGGATTGACTTTCAGCCCTAATCAGTCATTGGGTACAACTTACGACTTCCTTGCGGTAAGTTATTTTCATAATTATACATCCAACCTGGATGTTACTACTGATACAGCAGTATTTGAATCAGGGAAGTCCGGCAGCATCGGGATTCCATTAAGTATTGGAGGTGGATTTTCACTTGCAAAGCAAAATCGATGGTTGGCTACTGCAGATATACAATACCAGAAATGGGAAGATTTCAGTTTTCTGGGTTCTTCTGGTTTACTCAAGAATAGTTTAAGGATTTCTGTTGGCGGTCAATATAAACCTTCACCCCTCGATATCGGGAAATACTACAATAGAATCAATTACAGAATGGGATTTAAGTTCGAACAAAGTAACCTCGAACTGCGGAATACCAGGTTGAATGATTTTGGCATAAGTTTTGGAATAGGATTGCCTATGAAGAAATCCCGTTCAACCGTGAACCTGGCAATTGAACTAGGAACTTTCGGTACTACCGATAACCAGTTGATCAAGGAAAATTACTTCAGGTTTACAGTTGGAGCCTCAATGTTCGAAAAATGGTTCCTCAAAAGAAAGTACGATTAGATTTTTATCAAAATCCACACAAAATGAAAAAGGGTAGTTTAATAGTTCTGGTCTTCCTTGCTTTTGCATTACTTGCTGGAAGTCAGTTGTTTGCGCAACAGGGTGGTAAAATGCCTAAGTATGGAAATGATAGTGTGCAATGTGTTACGCATCTTTCACTCTATCGGGAATTCTATAAGCAAAAAAACTTCGATGATGCTATTCCGCATTGGAGATGGGTATTTGCAAACTGCCCATTGGCCAGCCAGAATCTTTATATCGATGGTTCTAAAATTGTCGGGTATATGATTGGGAAAGCCAAAGATGCTGCTCAAAGAAATAAACTCATTGATACTTTGATGATGGTTTATGATCAAAGGATCACCTATTTTGGCAAAGAAGGGTATGTTCGTGGCCGTCAGGCAATGGAACTTAACAATTTCCGTCCTCAGGATACACTTATAATCTACAATTACCTTCGCCAATCAATTAGTCTGGAAGGACTGAATTCTGATCCACTCATTACATCCAGCTATTTTATCATCACCGATATGCTGGTGAAAGGGGGCAGGTATCCAAGCGACACTTTGGCATCAGCTTATGACGACCTGAGTGATCTGGTCGATATGAATATGACTGAAAATAAAGCTGATTCTGTCAAGTTTGCTTCCTGGAACAATGTTAAAGCCACCCTTGAAACAATTTTTGAACCTTATGCCACCTGTGATCAATTAATCAGGATCTATACCAAAAAGTTTGAGAAATCACCAGAGGATACCAATTTATTGAAGAAAATCACCAGGATACTGGATAAGAAAGATTGCACCAAGTCAGAACTTTTCTTCCAGGCTACCGAAACCCTGCACAAAATCAAACCAACAGGTCAGTCTGCATACCTCATGGGTATGATGTATTGGAAAAAGGAAGACAACACCAAGGCGGAAAGTTATTTCCTTGAAGCTATTCCTTTGATTGAGGACACGCAGAAAGCAAAAGTTTACTATTATTTGGCGATTCTGAACTTTGACCGGAAAAGTTTTAGTGCTGCACGTTCTTATGCACTTAAAACATTGGCAATCAATCCTAATGATGGGAAATCATATATGCTGATTGGGGATATGTACGCCAGTAGTGCAGCCAGTTGCGGTTCCGATGAAATTAGTGAAAGAGCAGCCTATTGGGCAGCAGTGGATAAGTATAATAGGGCAAAACAAGTTGATCCCACTGTTGCTGATGATGCAAACTCTAAAATTGCCACTTATTCCAGGCATTTTCCTTCACAAGAGAGATTATTCTTCCACGATATTAAGTTGGGCGAAAGCTATACCGTTGGCTGCTGGATTAACGAAGTTACAACAGTAAGGGCTGCTCATTAAACAATTATATCTTCCTTCTGCAATGGGCAATCGTAGTCCCGTTATTATTAAAAAGATTTCTTTTACCTGCATTGTTGTCATCATCATGGCAACAATGCTTTTTTCATGCAGTAATGACATTGAAAAAGTAAAAGAACTTACCACACTGGATTCAATCCCGGATATTACAGTTAAAAAGATTAAAGTGAAGCAGAGTGAAGGGGGTATAATTACCTTAGAAATGATTGCCCCTAAACTTCAATCTTATCAGGGGAAAGATCCATATACTGAGTTTCCTGAAGGAATCAGGATTGTTTTTTTTGATTCGTTGATGAGGCCTAAATCCGAATTAACAGCGAAATATGGGATCAGTTGGGATAATAAGAAGATCATGGAGGCAAAAGGAGATGTTGTAGTGAAAAATTATGCAAAGCATGCTCAATTAAATACAGAACATCTGACCTGGGATGAGAATAAAAGGAAAATGTTTTCTGATCAGTTTGTTAAGATTTCTACACCGGAAAAAATTATCACAGGAAAAAGCATGGAGTCAGACGAGGTATTTGATAATTGGGTAGTGAGGAATGTTTCAGGGACTTTCTATGTTAAGGAGCAGCGCTAATCAATACGGTTATCCAACCTGTATCGCATCATAAGTAAATATTCCCTTATATTTGATAATGAATATCAGGAATGAAGTCCTGCCATTTTTAAACCATTCATGGATTTAGGTCTTACAATCATCTTAACACTCGTTTTTTCTGCATTCTTTTCAGGAATGGAGATAGCATTCGTGAGTGCCAATAAGTTAAAAATTGAATTAGACAAAAGTAAGGGCTTTGTATCAGCAAAAGTCCTCTCCGGTTTCATGCAGAAACCCTCCGGTTTTATTGGTGCTATGCTACTTGGAAACAATGTTGCTTTGGTCATCTACGGAATTGCAATGGCATCATTACTTGATGCTTTTCTGCTTGCTTATCTGCCCCCATTTTTTCATTCAGAGGCAACCATACTGCTGCTGCAAACCATTCTCTCAACATTAATAATCCTGATTCTGGCTGAATTTCTCCCCAAAGTACTTTTTAGGATTAATCCCAATGCCCTGTTAAACTTATTCGCTGTTCCGGCATATTTACTCTACCTATTGTTATATCCATTGATTTACCTTTTTATCGG carries:
- a CDS encoding tetratricopeptide repeat protein; translation: MKKGSLIVLVFLAFALLAGSQLFAQQGGKMPKYGNDSVQCVTHLSLYREFYKQKNFDDAIPHWRWVFANCPLASQNLYIDGSKIVGYMIGKAKDAAQRNKLIDTLMMVYDQRITYFGKEGYVRGRQAMELNNFRPQDTLIIYNYLRQSISLEGLNSDPLITSSYFIITDMLVKGGRYPSDTLASAYDDLSDLVDMNMTENKADSVKFASWNNVKATLETIFEPYATCDQLIRIYTKKFEKSPEDTNLLKKITRILDKKDCTKSELFFQATETLHKIKPTGQSAYLMGMMYWKKEDNTKAESYFLEAIPLIEDTQKAKVYYYLAILNFDRKSFSAARSYALKTLAINPNDGKSYMLIGDMYASSAASCGSDEISERAAYWAAVDKYNRAKQVDPTVADDANSKIATYSRHFPSQERLFFHDIKLGESYTVGCWINEVTTVRAAH
- the lptC gene encoding LPS export ABC transporter periplasmic protein LptC: MATMLFSCSNDIEKVKELTTLDSIPDITVKKIKVKQSEGGIITLEMIAPKLQSYQGKDPYTEFPEGIRIVFFDSLMRPKSELTAKYGISWDNKKIMEAKGDVVVKNYAKHAQLNTEHLTWDENKRKMFSDQFVKISTPEKIITGKSMESDEVFDNWVVRNVSGTFYVKEQR